A genome region from Alteripontixanthobacter maritimus includes the following:
- a CDS encoding TrbC/VirB2 family protein, producing MRLPAFLAAMTVMLAMPSAALAQAAADPQGSGPIVSALSWLQSTLLGSVATAVAVMAVAAVGFMMLTGRLNWRFGATVIIGCFILFGAVSIVGGIQAAAG from the coding sequence ATGCGCTTGCCCGCTTTTCTCGCCGCAATGACCGTGATGCTGGCGATGCCATCTGCCGCGCTGGCGCAGGCCGCCGCCGATCCGCAGGGGTCTGGCCCGATCGTATCGGCGCTGTCGTGGCTGCAAAGCACCCTGTTGGGCAGCGTGGCGACCGCAGTGGCGGTGATGGCCGTCGCCGCAGTCGGCTTCATGATGCTGACCGGGCGACTGAACTGGCGCTTCGGCGCGACCGTGATCATCGGATGCTTCATCCTGTTCGGCGCCGTCAGCATCGTCGGCGGCATCCAGGCCGCCGCCGGATAG
- a CDS encoding type IV secretion system protein VirB3, with the protein METLARHPVHRALTRPQMFAGVTYNYFIINAAVTTELFLITGSFLALLGAVIMHVIGYFACLREPRFFDLWLTKVSKCPRVKNWKHWGCNSYAA; encoded by the coding sequence ATGGAAACGCTCGCCCGCCATCCCGTCCACCGCGCGCTCACCCGCCCGCAGATGTTTGCCGGGGTGACGTATAACTACTTCATCATCAACGCTGCGGTGACTACCGAACTGTTCCTTATAACGGGCAGTTTCCTGGCGCTGCTTGGCGCGGTAATCATGCACGTGATCGGCTATTTCGCTTGCCTGCGAGAGCCACGCTTCTTCGACCTGTGGCTGACCAAAGTGTCGAAATGCCCGCGGGTGAAGAACTGGAAGCATTGGGGGTGCAACAGCTATGCCGCTTAG
- a CDS encoding VirB4 family type IV secretion/conjugal transfer ATPase, whose translation MNKWRGAAAWSGKEARVGERLPYARLLDGQTVLLRDGSVMTSLQVPGLLFETEDSEALNAHAATREVMLRSTLDARFVLYHHVIRRRVSVELDTKFADPLAAHIDARWKERLASGSLFVNDQFVTIIRRPARGKAGMAERAAKLWKRAKNTGGRKTSSTEMEPDPKDVRALKAAATGLVASLQSYGAILLGDYAGGHDKTNSEMLELLSALYNGEMRPVRRPSDDTDIGEMLPYRRASFGLDAMELRGSGEPDFAAILGLKDYPDATSPGLLDQMLRLPYEMVVTESYAPAERQTARERMDLAIRRLRSADEEAAAERADMMAARDALGNGAVAFGDHHLTVLVREQTLPALDDACAAVAASLADTGAIAVREDTNLEPAFWGQFPGNEHYIVRRAMISSANMASFGSFHGFALGQAENNHWGEAVTLLQTTSGTPFFFNFHHGDLGNFSVIGPSGSGKTVVMNFLAAQAQKYTPRTILFDKDRGAELFVRGIGGTYDRIVAGEPSGFNPLSLPDSAANRAFLRDWLAVLLDAGGPEEFATIGQAVDAAYANDASLRQLRHFRELLAGASRPQPGDLADRLSAWIRPAGGSEGRGGEHGWLFDNDVDRLDLSVSTLGFDMTALLENPRLRTPVMMYLFHRIEERLDGQPTMILIDEGWKALDDEVFATRIRDWLKTLRKRNALVGFATQSARDALDSRIATALVEQTATMVFMPNARARPEDYCDGFGLTQHELSLIRTLPAHSRCFLVRQPDASVVVRLDLSGAPEVLTMLSGRESTVRQLDRLRDAVGDNPADWFGPLTGHAWPGPAQDDLVAPALAYETAFDKAAE comes from the coding sequence ATGAACAAATGGCGCGGCGCAGCTGCATGGAGCGGCAAGGAAGCGCGGGTTGGCGAACGCCTTCCTTATGCGCGGCTGCTGGACGGGCAGACGGTGCTGCTGCGCGACGGTTCGGTCATGACCAGCCTGCAGGTGCCTGGCCTGTTGTTCGAAACGGAGGATTCCGAAGCGCTCAACGCCCATGCCGCCACGCGCGAGGTGATGCTGCGCTCCACGTTGGATGCGCGCTTCGTCCTCTACCATCACGTTATCCGCCGCCGCGTTTCGGTGGAACTGGACACGAAGTTCGCAGATCCGCTGGCAGCGCATATCGATGCGCGGTGGAAGGAACGGCTGGCGTCGGGCTCATTGTTCGTGAACGACCAGTTCGTAACGATCATCCGCCGCCCGGCACGCGGCAAGGCGGGCATGGCCGAACGCGCGGCGAAATTGTGGAAGCGGGCCAAGAATACCGGGGGACGCAAGACCTCCAGCACGGAAATGGAACCCGATCCGAAAGACGTGCGGGCGTTGAAAGCGGCTGCCACTGGCTTGGTTGCTTCCCTGCAATCCTATGGCGCTATCCTGCTGGGCGATTATGCGGGAGGTCACGACAAGACCAATTCCGAGATGCTGGAACTGCTCAGCGCGCTTTACAATGGTGAGATGCGGCCTGTGCGCCGCCCATCGGACGACACCGACATCGGTGAGATGTTGCCCTATCGCCGCGCAAGTTTTGGGCTCGATGCGATGGAACTGCGCGGTTCGGGCGAGCCGGATTTTGCCGCCATTCTGGGACTGAAGGACTACCCCGACGCGACATCGCCCGGCCTGCTCGACCAGATGTTGCGCCTGCCATATGAAATGGTCGTCACCGAAAGCTACGCGCCCGCAGAACGCCAGACCGCGCGCGAACGGATGGATCTTGCCATCAGGCGTCTGCGCTCCGCCGACGAGGAAGCCGCCGCCGAACGGGCTGATATGATGGCCGCCCGCGATGCGCTGGGTAACGGCGCGGTGGCATTCGGGGACCACCATCTGACCGTATTGGTGCGCGAACAGACGCTGCCCGCACTGGACGATGCCTGCGCCGCCGTGGCCGCATCGCTGGCCGATACCGGCGCGATCGCCGTGCGTGAGGATACCAATCTGGAGCCGGCCTTCTGGGGCCAGTTTCCCGGCAACGAACATTACATCGTGCGCCGCGCCATGATCTCGTCCGCCAATATGGCCAGCTTCGGCAGTTTCCACGGATTTGCGCTGGGGCAGGCGGAAAACAACCACTGGGGGGAAGCGGTCACGCTGTTGCAAACCACCAGCGGCACACCGTTCTTTTTCAATTTCCACCATGGCGATCTGGGCAATTTCAGCGTCATCGGCCCGTCCGGTTCGGGCAAGACAGTCGTGATGAATTTCCTCGCCGCGCAGGCGCAGAAATACACCCCGCGCACCATCCTGTTCGACAAGGATCGGGGGGCGGAACTGTTCGTGCGCGGGATCGGTGGGACGTATGACCGGATCGTTGCGGGCGAGCCATCCGGCTTCAACCCTTTAAGCCTGCCGGACAGCGCTGCAAATCGCGCTTTCCTGCGGGACTGGCTGGCGGTCCTGCTCGACGCGGGCGGTCCGGAAGAGTTTGCCACGATCGGGCAGGCGGTCGATGCGGCTTACGCCAATGACGCCTCGCTTCGTCAATTGCGCCATTTCCGTGAGCTTCTGGCAGGCGCCAGCCGCCCACAACCCGGTGATCTGGCGGATCGGCTATCGGCCTGGATCAGACCTGCCGGTGGCAGCGAAGGGCGGGGCGGCGAACATGGCTGGCTGTTCGATAACGATGTGGACCGGCTGGACCTGAGCGTATCCACGCTGGGCTTCGACATGACTGCATTGCTTGAAAACCCGCGCCTCCGCACGCCTGTCATGATGTATCTGTTCCATCGGATCGAGGAACGGCTGGACGGGCAACCGACGATGATTCTGATCGACGAAGGGTGGAAGGCGCTGGACGACGAGGTGTTCGCGACCCGCATTCGCGACTGGTTGAAAACCCTGCGGAAGCGCAACGCGTTGGTGGGCTTCGCCACGCAAAGCGCGCGCGATGCTCTGGACAGCCGGATCGCCACCGCTTTGGTCGAACAAACCGCGACAATGGTCTTCATGCCCAACGCCCGCGCCCGGCCGGAAGATTACTGCGACGGCTTCGGCCTGACGCAGCACGAACTATCCCTGATTCGGACTTTGCCCGCGCATTCGCGCTGCTTCCTGGTGCGGCAACCCGATGCGAGCGTGGTGGTCCGGCTCGACCTGTCCGGCGCGCCCGAAGTACTGACCATGCTGTCGGGCCGCGAAAGCACCGTGCGCCAGCTTGACAGGTTACGCGATGCGGTGGGGGACAACCCTGCCGACTGGTTCGGTCCGCTGACCGGTCATGCGTGGCCTGGTCCGGCGCAGGATGACCTGGTCGCGCCCGCCCTCGCGTACGAGACCGCCTTCGATAAGGCAGCCGAGTAA
- a CDS encoding type IV secretion system protein, giving the protein MVTPAPTSGTGACSQAMDSVASGVGASLRAVDCMAGETAAAAFSRLFAPGGSLAPVLTILLTLYVAFFAISLLTGRSRLGISALTPRMLTLGLVLTFVTSWVAYQSFVWNLLIGAPDYLASLLTGSEGSATTVFADKIDVVFVAIQQASESTSGSAAGPNGAESTDVSAFSPAGMMWLGAMMLLLGTVGVLVTARIALAVLVALGPVFIVLALFGGTRGLFTGWLKGAVMMALVPLFAVLGGGAMLELAVPIIGALTQNAGQLNPQAAMAFFLVGAVHIALMVMVIKVAATMVAGWTVFGLVPDKVAERQTELLSQPVPVQQANTIAAPVQAAGANAAARRIDIAAIPTGAAANDTSPASTSAGGSATGGGSGGVKREVTMMAAAGGPAPAPTSDLRTRGIGNRFRAAPPRSTEKMR; this is encoded by the coding sequence ATGGTTACGCCCGCCCCGACATCTGGCACCGGCGCATGTAGTCAGGCCATGGACAGCGTAGCCAGTGGGGTTGGCGCGTCGCTGCGGGCGGTGGACTGCATGGCAGGGGAAACCGCAGCCGCCGCTTTCTCGCGCCTTTTCGCCCCCGGCGGATCGCTGGCCCCGGTGCTGACGATCCTGCTGACCCTGTATGTCGCGTTCTTCGCCATATCGCTGCTTACCGGGCGCAGTCGGCTGGGTATTTCTGCGCTGACGCCGCGTATGTTGACGCTGGGGCTGGTGCTGACATTCGTGACCAGTTGGGTGGCTTACCAATCCTTCGTCTGGAACCTGCTGATCGGTGCGCCGGACTATCTGGCGTCGCTGCTGACCGGCTCGGAAGGGTCCGCCACCACGGTGTTTGCGGACAAGATCGACGTGGTGTTCGTGGCCATTCAGCAGGCAAGCGAAAGCACATCCGGCAGTGCAGCCGGACCCAATGGCGCCGAAAGTACCGACGTGTCCGCATTCTCGCCCGCGGGGATGATGTGGCTGGGCGCGATGATGTTGCTGCTCGGCACGGTAGGCGTGCTGGTAACCGCGCGCATCGCATTGGCCGTACTGGTGGCGCTTGGGCCTGTATTCATCGTGCTGGCGTTGTTCGGCGGCACGCGCGGGCTGTTCACCGGCTGGCTCAAGGGTGCGGTGATGATGGCTTTGGTGCCGTTGTTCGCGGTGCTGGGCGGCGGGGCCATGCTGGAACTGGCAGTACCGATCATCGGCGCGCTGACGCAGAATGCAGGCCAGCTCAATCCGCAGGCGGCTATGGCGTTCTTTCTGGTCGGGGCGGTTCACATCGCGTTGATGGTCATGGTGATAAAGGTCGCCGCGACGATGGTTGCAGGTTGGACCGTATTCGGGCTGGTGCCGGACAAGGTGGCAGAACGGCAAACGGAACTGCTGTCGCAGCCCGTTCCTGTCCAGCAGGCAAACACTATTGCAGCCCCGGTTCAGGCTGCCGGAGCAAATGCCGCAGCGCGCCGGATTGATATCGCGGCCATTCCGACCGGCGCGGCTGCGAACGATACGTCGCCGGCCAGCACCTCTGCCGGTGGGAGCGCTACGGGAGGTGGGTCGGGCGGCGTAAAACGGGAAGTCACGATGATGGCAGCCGCTGGCGGACCCGCGCCTGCGCCAACATCGGATTTGCGTACGCGCGGTATCGGCAATCGCTTCCGCGCCGCACCGCCGCGTTCAACGGAGAAGATGAGATGA
- a CDS encoding TrbG/VirB9 family P-type conjugative transfer protein, translated as MSRRSVPFRSATFAALLCAAMLSAPAAADPRLVERMYDPSEVVQILGKPKVQATIQFGEGESIENVAIGDSQAWQVTPNKRANLLFVKPLSANGSTNMTVVTNKRTYLFDLVSSPRNRPIYVMKFLYPPEPEEAEPQLAEGNLPGATEAELTAARDPYAVVDPANLNFAWKREGDAALLPVQAFDDGDATFLTWAGGAAVPAILVTDQKGTEGPVNFTVRGDTIVLNSVPPFIILRSGQDMAKLTNTGPVRPAQSPRTAASPARTQSADGRTSQIATPEGSS; from the coding sequence ATGAGCCGCCGTTCCGTACCCTTTCGCTCTGCAACATTCGCGGCCTTGCTCTGCGCGGCGATGCTGTCCGCGCCCGCCGCCGCCGATCCACGGCTGGTGGAACGGATGTACGATCCGTCCGAAGTGGTCCAAATCTTGGGCAAGCCCAAAGTGCAGGCGACAATCCAGTTCGGCGAGGGGGAAAGCATTGAAAATGTCGCCATTGGAGATTCGCAGGCATGGCAGGTGACACCCAACAAACGCGCCAACCTGCTGTTCGTAAAGCCTTTATCCGCTAATGGTTCCACTAACATGACCGTAGTGACCAACAAGCGGACGTATCTTTTCGATCTCGTATCCAGCCCGCGCAATCGGCCCATCTACGTAATGAAATTCCTCTACCCGCCGGAGCCGGAAGAGGCCGAACCGCAATTGGCGGAAGGCAATCTTCCCGGCGCGACTGAAGCGGAACTGACGGCCGCGCGCGATCCCTATGCCGTAGTCGATCCAGCCAATCTCAACTTCGCATGGAAGCGCGAGGGTGATGCGGCACTGCTTCCGGTACAGGCTTTCGACGATGGCGATGCGACCTTCCTGACATGGGCCGGTGGGGCCGCGGTTCCGGCCATTCTCGTCACCGATCAGAAGGGTACCGAAGGCCCGGTGAACTTCACTGTGCGCGGAGATACGATCGTTCTCAACAGCGTGCCGCCCTTTATCATCCTGCGGTCTGGGCAGGACATGGCGAAACTGACGAACACCGGCCCCGTACGGCCTGCACAATCGCCTCGAACAGCTGCGTCGCCTGCACGTACACAATCCGCCGATGGCAGAACCAGCCAGATTGCAACGCCTGAAGGGAGCAGCTGA
- a CDS encoding TrbI/VirB10 family protein, translated as MRLANKIPATPANDEDPRDTESAEVIDLASRSAFPVVTQRKGKGDGLGMVAGIAIVAGLGALTLWSMNSTRMEEPASVGGQVAAPPVAAQTTQTDLPVPVADAQPVAQTYAAPQYDPSPQPVLSRAPGASVMPVGNPYATPTIVFDASGAAGVTSATPGLASPADGSAASNVGSSGGSIGDFASRIGGVGGATAQATAMANPTTTVTQGTLIPAILETAIDTDVPGYVRAMVSQDVRSFDGTKVLVPRSSRLIGQYQSGVQGGQKRAYVIWTRLIRPDGASVNLASPAIGFDGTTGLPGKVDNKFFKRFGSAMLLSVIGGLSAIGSGGASVVLGGASQSAATVAAQQDSQVGPTIRVKQGEPIRVFTARDLDFSGV; from the coding sequence ATGCGTCTCGCCAACAAGATACCCGCCACGCCAGCGAATGACGAGGATCCGCGCGATACCGAAAGTGCAGAAGTCATCGATCTGGCCAGCCGCAGCGCGTTCCCGGTCGTCACCCAGCGCAAGGGAAAGGGTGACGGGCTGGGGATGGTCGCCGGAATTGCCATCGTCGCCGGCCTGGGCGCGCTGACCCTTTGGAGCATGAACTCCACCAGGATGGAGGAACCGGCAAGTGTGGGCGGGCAAGTCGCCGCGCCTCCCGTCGCAGCCCAGACCACCCAAACCGACTTGCCTGTGCCGGTGGCCGATGCTCAACCAGTCGCGCAGACATACGCTGCGCCGCAATATGATCCATCGCCGCAACCGGTCCTTTCCCGGGCGCCCGGCGCCTCGGTAATGCCCGTCGGTAACCCCTATGCCACGCCGACCATTGTGTTCGACGCCAGCGGAGCCGCCGGTGTCACGAGTGCAACGCCCGGGCTGGCTTCCCCCGCCGATGGTAGTGCGGCATCGAACGTAGGTTCGTCCGGAGGATCGATCGGTGATTTTGCTTCCCGGATCGGCGGTGTGGGCGGGGCGACCGCGCAAGCAACCGCGATGGCCAACCCCACCACCACGGTCACGCAGGGTACGCTGATTCCGGCCATTCTCGAAACCGCGATCGATACAGATGTGCCTGGCTATGTGCGCGCCATGGTGAGCCAAGATGTGCGTAGTTTCGACGGTACCAAAGTTCTCGTCCCACGCTCCAGCCGTCTGATCGGGCAGTATCAGTCTGGTGTGCAGGGCGGGCAAAAGCGCGCATATGTCATCTGGACCCGGCTGATCCGGCCGGACGGCGCTTCGGTCAACCTGGCGTCGCCCGCCATCGGTTTCGACGGGACGACCGGGCTGCCAGGCAAGGTCGACAACAAATTCTTTAAACGGTTCGGATCCGCCATGTTGCTATCTGTCATCGGCGGACTGTCGGCCATCGGCAGCGGCGGCGCATCGGTAGTGCTGGGCGGGGCGAGCCAGTCTGCAGCTACGGTCGCAGCGCAGCAGGACAGCCAGGTCGGCCCGACCATTCGCGTGAAGCAGGGTGAACCGATCCGGGTATTCACCGCGCGCGACCTCGACTTCAGCGGCGTCTGA
- the virB11 gene encoding P-type DNA transfer ATPase VirB11, translated as MNQTMHGIVPAEDNAGVGDVPAVEAVPEAGRSVYLDAYLAPFAQWLERDTVTEIMVNRPGEIWVEDASNPGMTRVEAADITDRLVQRLAEQVARVSHQGINREHPLLGATLPGAPGQSGARIQFCGPPATRKHWAMAIRRHRRLDLPLDAYDTGPLGKAQPDPLPDAQQEPISFLHEAIRQRKTILISGGTSTGKTTFLNAMLGEIPSGERLVLVEDTPELKMPGANGVGLIAVKGDTGEAKVTPNELLQAALRLRPDRIVLGELRGGESVSFLRAINTGHPGSFSTIHANSVHGALEQLALMVMQTGIGLTRADTLSYAASVIDVVVQLGRDGQGKRGITQISTTDMLG; from the coding sequence ATGAACCAGACAATGCATGGAATAGTGCCAGCCGAAGACAATGCCGGCGTAGGGGACGTTCCGGCAGTGGAAGCCGTTCCCGAAGCGGGTCGGAGCGTCTATCTGGATGCCTACCTTGCGCCGTTTGCACAATGGCTGGAACGCGATACCGTCACCGAAATCATGGTCAATCGCCCCGGCGAGATCTGGGTCGAGGATGCCAGCAATCCCGGCATGACCCGGGTGGAGGCTGCGGACATAACCGACCGGCTGGTGCAGCGCCTTGCCGAACAGGTCGCGCGCGTCAGCCATCAGGGCATTAACCGCGAACATCCTTTGCTGGGTGCAACCCTGCCCGGCGCACCAGGGCAAAGCGGCGCCCGTATCCAGTTTTGCGGTCCGCCTGCAACGCGCAAGCACTGGGCAATGGCGATCAGACGGCATCGGCGGCTCGACCTGCCGCTCGACGCGTATGACACCGGACCGTTGGGCAAGGCGCAGCCCGACCCGTTACCCGACGCGCAGCAAGAACCGATCTCGTTCCTGCATGAGGCGATACGGCAGCGCAAAACCATCCTGATTTCCGGCGGTACCAGCACCGGCAAGACGACATTTCTCAACGCAATGCTGGGGGAGATACCAAGTGGCGAGCGGCTGGTGCTGGTGGAGGATACACCCGAACTGAAAATGCCGGGCGCAAACGGCGTCGGTCTGATTGCAGTGAAAGGCGATACCGGCGAGGCGAAGGTTACGCCCAATGAATTGCTGCAGGCGGCGTTGCGCCTGCGGCCGGACCGGATCGTGCTGGGGGAATTGCGCGGCGGCGAAAGCGTCAGCTTCCTGCGTGCAATCAACACCGGCCACCCCGGTAGCTTCTCCACCATTCACGCCAACAGCGTTCATGGAGCTCTGGAACAGTTGGCGTTGATGGTGATGCAGACCGGCATTGGTCTGACCCGCGCAGATACGCTTTCCTACGCCGCCAGCGTTATCGATGTGGTCGTGCAGCTGGGGCGCGACGGGCAGGGCAAGCGCGGCATCACCCAAATTTCGACAACCGACATGCTCGGCTGA
- a CDS encoding 3'-5' exonuclease yields the protein MTATASQHAEAIPQSAVTDHPSDAGDVRTLQKIDIRTGITRLGDLDGHTTTALVVDVETTGLDAQSDVITELAMRRFRYDDNGIIVEIGRGWTWREDPGFPLSPEIVSLTGLTDGDLASQFVDDDIVQQIIGEADLIIAHNAAFDRPMLEKRLPDMPGRPWACSLEQVDWRAAGFEGRSLGYLAMQAGWFFDGHRALNDVDAVVQLLQHEDTDGCPLLYQLNENALADSHLIEAVGSAFETKDALRARGYRWNAPERVWWREVSDSQLLTEQAWLATEIYAFGKGSTSMGPRITRRNAFSRYR from the coding sequence ATGACCGCGACCGCGAGCCAGCATGCCGAAGCAATCCCGCAGTCGGCGGTGACAGATCACCCCTCAGACGCGGGCGATGTTCGAACCCTGCAGAAAATCGACATCCGCACGGGTATCACACGGCTTGGCGATCTTGATGGTCACACGACGACAGCTCTCGTAGTTGATGTCGAGACGACCGGTCTCGATGCGCAAAGCGACGTCATCACCGAACTGGCCATGCGGCGCTTCCGCTATGACGATAATGGTATCATCGTTGAGATTGGACGCGGCTGGACTTGGCGCGAGGATCCCGGCTTTCCGCTGTCGCCCGAGATCGTATCGCTCACAGGCCTGACGGATGGGGATCTCGCATCGCAATTTGTCGACGATGACATCGTTCAACAGATTATCGGCGAAGCGGATCTCATCATCGCCCACAACGCAGCCTTCGACCGACCGATGCTGGAGAAGCGCCTGCCCGATATGCCGGGCCGTCCCTGGGCTTGCTCGTTAGAGCAGGTTGATTGGCGAGCGGCCGGCTTCGAGGGTCGCTCTCTTGGTTACCTGGCCATGCAGGCTGGCTGGTTTTTCGACGGCCATAGGGCTCTCAACGATGTCGACGCTGTAGTCCAGCTACTTCAGCATGAGGACACCGACGGCTGCCCCCTGCTCTACCAGCTCAACGAAAATGCACTGGCTGACAGCCACCTTATCGAAGCGGTCGGCTCTGCTTTCGAAACCAAGGATGCGCTGCGAGCTCGAGGCTACCGTTGGAATGCGCCCGAGCGAGTGTGGTGGCGTGAAGTGAGCGATAGTCAGCTTCTGACCGAACAAGCGTGGTTGGCGACCGAAATCTACGCCTTCGGTAAAGGCTCAACTTCGATGGGGCCGCGCATCACTCGACGCAATGCATTCAGCCGATACCGTTAG
- a CDS encoding ArsR/SmtB family transcription factor, with protein MEKVELSNRLSALGHETRLKIVQALAERPEGMSSTDIAEHVGVMPTNTSSHLSVLRAAGLVSSEKKGRVVTYRLETEILKSVQANIGTLTKNHSNVSKNA; from the coding sequence ATGGAAAAAGTGGAACTGTCGAACCGGCTGAGCGCCCTGGGGCATGAGACGCGATTGAAGATCGTTCAAGCTCTCGCCGAAAGACCCGAAGGCATGTCGTCGACTGACATTGCCGAGCATGTTGGCGTGATGCCCACCAATACTTCATCCCACTTGTCCGTCCTGCGAGCCGCAGGCTTAGTGTCGTCCGAGAAAAAAGGGCGGGTTGTGACTTATCGATTGGAAACCGAGATTCTCAAGTCAGTGCAAGCCAATATCGGAACGCTGACGAAGAACCACTCAAACGTTTCCAAAAATGCGTAA
- a CDS encoding nitroreductase family protein, producing MGIFDEPRPIAGAEAPTRSWPAFERVIPLTRRILTDSDSFFEVLSRRHSALGGSVNERELSSVLWHAMLLRERNRKSRFGEWESRAAPSAGGLHSLGIACLPVDGSPWCGLYDPEAHELRSSTTFESAVSLNRSEINEILSSKHGITLQFIGDRRRYEACYHHWETLFWRDAGALLGIITMTAAALGLEATPVGRNGSDIVAEAGFPTEYLAGGAIHICSAVRTDHSGKGTS from the coding sequence ATGGGGATTTTTGATGAGCCTCGGCCAATTGCGGGCGCAGAAGCTCCGACGAGATCATGGCCGGCGTTCGAGCGTGTCATCCCGCTAACTCGGCGGATCCTGACCGATTCTGATAGTTTTTTCGAAGTATTGTCTCGGCGCCACTCCGCGCTGGGAGGTTCTGTCAACGAGCGCGAACTGTCCTCCGTGCTGTGGCATGCCATGCTGCTTCGAGAACGGAACCGTAAATCGAGGTTTGGCGAGTGGGAGAGCCGCGCGGCCCCGTCCGCAGGGGGGCTCCACTCGCTAGGCATTGCCTGTCTTCCCGTCGACGGCTCGCCTTGGTGCGGATTATACGATCCCGAAGCACACGAGCTTCGGAGTTCGACCACTTTTGAAAGCGCCGTCTCGCTCAATCGGAGCGAGATAAACGAGATTTTGAGCTCGAAGCACGGGATCACCCTTCAGTTCATCGGTGATCGTCGACGCTACGAGGCGTGTTACCACCATTGGGAAACGCTGTTCTGGCGGGACGCAGGTGCACTCCTCGGTATCATCACAATGACCGCAGCTGCGCTGGGTCTCGAAGCGACGCCGGTTGGTCGGAACGGAAGCGACATCGTCGCAGAAGCTGGTTTTCCGACCGAATATCTGGCGGGCGGTGCAATACACATCTGCTCTGCAGTGAGAACTGATCACTCTGGCAAGGGGACGTCTTGA
- a CDS encoding 7-cyano-7-deazaguanine synthase, with the protein MKGLLLSGGMDSIALAWWLRPEQAITVDYGQLAAIAETRTSRQVCEELGIGHTVIDARCPELGSGDMAGDTPHQLAPVPEWWPFRNQLLATLAGMKAVQLGVTELIFGAVQGDGSHRDGLPRFFEDLNRLMSGQEGGLNVTAPAIGMSTEELIVKSKVPRSVLAWAHSCHRGDLACGDCRGCYKNAEVIANVYGDF; encoded by the coding sequence ATGAAGGGACTGCTTCTCTCAGGCGGAATGGATTCGATTGCGCTTGCCTGGTGGCTAAGGCCCGAGCAAGCCATCACTGTCGATTACGGGCAGCTTGCAGCGATCGCCGAGACGCGGACCTCGCGTCAGGTATGCGAGGAATTAGGCATCGGGCATACGGTCATCGATGCGCGATGTCCCGAGCTAGGCTCAGGCGACATGGCGGGCGACACGCCGCACCAACTGGCGCCGGTTCCCGAATGGTGGCCATTCCGAAATCAGCTGTTGGCAACATTGGCTGGCATGAAAGCCGTTCAACTCGGCGTAACGGAGCTGATATTCGGAGCAGTCCAAGGCGACGGTTCGCATAGAGATGGTCTCCCTCGGTTCTTCGAAGACCTAAACCGCTTGATGTCCGGGCAAGAAGGGGGACTGAACGTGACAGCGCCCGCGATCGGGATGTCCACCGAAGAGCTGATCGTAAAGTCGAAGGTTCCGCGATCTGTCCTCGCCTGGGCGCATTCCTGTCACAGGGGCGATCTGGCCTGCGGCGACTGTAGAGGCTGCTACAAGAACGCGGAAGTGATCGCGAACGTGTATGGGGATTTTTGA